The following coding sequences lie in one Lelliottia jeotgali genomic window:
- a CDS encoding Cardiolipin synthetase, whose protein sequence is MKCSWREGNQITLLENGDEYYPAVFAALDAAEQKIILETFIWFEDGVGRQLHEAVLRAAQRGVKVEVLLDGYGSPDLSDTFVNELTAAGVVFRYYDPRPPLLGMRTNVFRRMHRKIVVVDGTVAFVGGINYSDEHMSDYGPEAKQDYAVKVEGPVVQDILLFELENLPGQSAVRRWWKRRHRPEENRQPGEAQALFIWRDNDEHRDDIERHYLKMLANAKREVIIANAYFFPGYRLLHAMRNAARRGVRVKLIVQGEPDMPIVTVGARLLYDYLVKGGVQIYEYRRRPLHGKVALMDNHWATVGSSNLDPLSLSLNLEANLIIHDRTFNQTLRDNLTGIIARDCVRVDDSMVPKRTWWNLSKSVVVFHFLRHFPALVGWLPAHTPKLAQVPAPVQPEMETQDRVEAENSGVKP, encoded by the coding sequence ATGAAATGTTCGTGGCGAGAAGGTAATCAGATAACCCTGCTGGAAAACGGCGACGAATATTATCCGGCGGTGTTTGCTGCGCTTGATGCGGCAGAGCAAAAAATCATTCTGGAAACCTTTATCTGGTTCGAAGACGGCGTGGGCCGCCAGCTGCACGAGGCGGTGCTGCGCGCGGCTCAGCGCGGAGTCAAAGTGGAAGTATTGCTCGACGGCTACGGCTCGCCCGATCTTAGCGACACATTCGTCAACGAGCTGACCGCCGCCGGCGTGGTGTTCCGCTATTACGATCCGCGCCCGCCGTTACTCGGAATGCGCACCAACGTCTTTCGCCGAATGCACCGCAAAATTGTGGTGGTGGATGGCACTGTCGCCTTCGTCGGCGGGATCAACTACTCCGATGAACATATGTCTGACTATGGCCCGGAGGCGAAGCAGGATTACGCAGTAAAAGTCGAAGGCCCGGTGGTGCAGGACATACTGCTGTTCGAACTGGAAAACCTGCCGGGACAGTCGGCGGTGCGCCGCTGGTGGAAACGCCGTCATCGCCCGGAAGAGAACCGCCAGCCGGGCGAGGCTCAGGCGCTGTTTATCTGGCGCGACAACGATGAACATCGGGATGATATTGAACGCCACTATCTGAAAATGCTCGCCAATGCGAAGCGCGAGGTGATCATCGCCAACGCCTATTTTTTCCCCGGTTACCGACTGCTGCACGCCATGCGCAATGCTGCGCGGCGTGGGGTTCGCGTCAAACTGATTGTGCAGGGCGAGCCGGATATGCCGATCGTCACCGTCGGCGCGCGGCTGCTGTACGACTATCTGGTCAAAGGTGGAGTACAGATTTACGAATATCGCCGCCGCCCGCTGCACGGCAAAGTGGCGCTGATGGACAATCACTGGGCGACCGTCGGCTCCAGTAATCTCGATCCCTTAAGCCTGTCGTTGAATCTGGAAGCCAATCTGATTATTCACGATCGCACCTTCAACCAGACCCTGCGCGACAACCTTACCGGCATTATCGCCCGCGACTGCGTGCGGGTAGATGATTCGATGGTACCGAAACGCACCTGGTGGAACCTGAGCAAAAGCGTGGTGGTGTTCCACTTCCTGCGCCACTTCCCGGCGTTGGTCGGCTGGCTACCCGCCCATACACCGAAGCTTGCCCAGGTGCCCGCTCCGGTTCAGCCGGAAATGGAAACCCAGGACCGCGTTGAAGCGGAAAACTCAGGGGTGAAACCGTAA
- a CDS encoding Endonuclease-Exonuclease-phosphatase family protein, giving the protein MTPQSRHFSLKILTINTHKGFTAFNRRFILPELRDAVRTVGADIVCLQEVMGAHDIHPLHVENWPDTSHYEFLADTMWSDYAYGRNAVYPEGHHGNAVLSRFPIEHYENHDVSVGESEKRGLLYCRITPPDLAFPVHVGCVHLGLREAHRQAQLAMMTRWVNSLPENEPVVIAGDFNDWRQRANRPLKTRAGLDEIFTRAHGRPARTFPVSFPLLRLDRIYVKNAHASQPSALALRGWRHLSDHAPLSAEIHL; this is encoded by the coding sequence ATGACCCCACAATCGCGGCATTTTTCGCTAAAAATTTTGACGATTAACACACACAAAGGCTTCACGGCATTTAACCGCCGCTTCATATTACCCGAGCTGCGCGACGCGGTACGCACCGTCGGCGCGGACATTGTGTGCCTGCAAGAAGTGATGGGCGCGCACGATATTCACCCGCTGCACGTAGAGAACTGGCCGGATACCTCGCACTATGAATTTCTGGCCGATACCATGTGGAGCGATTATGCCTACGGGCGCAACGCGGTCTATCCAGAAGGTCATCACGGCAATGCCGTTTTGTCGCGTTTTCCCATCGAACATTATGAAAATCACGACGTATCAGTGGGCGAAAGCGAAAAACGCGGGCTGCTTTACTGCCGGATAACCCCGCCCGATCTGGCCTTTCCGGTTCATGTAGGCTGTGTGCATTTGGGCTTGCGGGAAGCACACCGACAGGCGCAATTAGCGATGATGACGCGCTGGGTAAATTCACTGCCGGAAAACGAACCGGTGGTAATAGCAGGCGATTTTAACGACTGGAGACAACGCGCCAACAGACCGCTAAAAACACGCGCCGGTCTGGATGAAATTTTCACCCGTGCGCATGGTCGCCCGGCACGCACCTTCCCGGTGAGCTTCCCTCTGCTGCGCCTGGACCGAATTTACGTCAAGAACGCCCACGCCAGCCAGCCGAGCGCGCTGGCGCTGCGCGGCTGGAGGCATCTTTCTGACCATGCCCCGTTAAGTGCGGAGATCCACTTATGA
- a CDS encoding membrane protein, whose amino-acid sequence MKWQQRVRVATGLSCWQIMLHLLVVAVLVMGWKSGTLVHVGLGLCAMYGVTVLSMLFLQRHHEARWREVGDVLEELTTTWYFGAALIVLWLLSRVLQNNLLLALAGLVILAGPAVVSLLTKEKKLGDIASKHRVRH is encoded by the coding sequence ATGAAGTGGCAACAACGCGTTCGTGTCGCAACTGGCCTCAGTTGCTGGCAGATAATGTTGCATTTACTGGTCGTGGCGGTACTGGTCATGGGCTGGAAAAGCGGCACGCTGGTGCACGTCGGCCTGGGATTATGCGCAATGTATGGCGTGACCGTGCTGTCGATGCTGTTTTTACAGCGTCACCATGAGGCGCGCTGGCGTGAAGTGGGTGATGTGCTCGAAGAGCTCACCACCACCTGGTATTTTGGTGCAGCGTTGATCGTTCTGTGGCTGTTGTCACGCGTGCTGCAAAACAACCTGCTGCTGGCCCTGGCGGGCCTGGTGATTCTGGCAGGCCCTGCGGTCGTCTCGTTACTGACCAAAGAGAAGAAATTAGGCGATATTGCGTCTAAACATCGCGTACGCCACTGA
- a CDS encoding ABC transport system, permease component YbhR codes for MFHRLWTLIRKELQSLLREPQTRAILILPVLIQVLLFPFAATLEVTNATIAVYNEDNGKHSVELTQRFARAKAFTHVLLLKSPQEIQPTIDQQKALLLVRFPADFSRNLDTFQTAPMQLILDGRNSNSAQIAANYLQQVVKNYQQELMEGKPKPNNSELVVRNWYNPNLDYKWFVVPSLIAMITTIGVMIVTSLSVAREREQGTLDQLLVSPLATWQIFVGKAVPALIVATFQASIVLGIGIWAYQIPFAGSLGLFYFTMLIYGLSLVGFGLLISALCSTQQQAFIGVFVFMMPAILLSGYVSPVENMPVWLQDLTWVNPIRHFTDITKQIYLKDASLDIVWGSLWPLLVIAATTGSVAYAMFRRNIA; via the coding sequence ATGTTTCACCGTTTATGGACATTAATTCGCAAAGAGCTGCAATCCCTGCTGCGTGAGCCGCAAACCCGCGCAATCCTGATTCTACCAGTGCTGATTCAGGTACTGCTGTTTCCGTTCGCCGCCACGCTGGAAGTGACCAACGCCACCATCGCCGTCTACAACGAAGACAACGGCAAACATTCCGTGGAGCTGACCCAGCGTTTTGCCCGCGCCAAAGCCTTTACCCACGTGCTGTTACTGAAAAGTCCACAGGAGATCCAGCCGACTATCGACCAGCAAAAGGCGCTGCTGCTGGTGCGTTTCCCGGCAGATTTCTCGCGTAATCTGGATACCTTCCAGACCGCCCCGATGCAGTTGATTCTCGACGGACGCAACTCCAACAGTGCGCAAATTGCCGCCAACTATCTGCAACAGGTGGTAAAAAATTACCAGCAGGAGCTGATGGAAGGGAAACCCAAACCAAACAACAGCGAGCTGGTGGTGCGTAACTGGTACAACCCAAACCTGGATTACAAATGGTTCGTGGTGCCGTCGCTGATCGCCATGATCACCACCATCGGCGTGATGATCGTGACGTCGCTGTCCGTCGCCCGCGAACGCGAGCAAGGGACGCTGGATCAGCTGCTGGTTTCGCCGCTCGCCACCTGGCAGATTTTCGTCGGCAAAGCGGTGCCTGCGCTGATCGTCGCCACCTTCCAGGCCAGCATCGTGCTGGGGATTGGCATCTGGGCGTATCAAATTCCATTTGCCGGATCGCTGGGACTGTTTTACTTCACAATGCTGATTTACGGGCTGTCGCTGGTGGGATTCGGGCTGTTGATTTCCGCACTGTGCTCGACGCAGCAACAGGCGTTTATCGGCGTGTTTGTCTTTATGATGCCGGCGATTTTGCTCTCCGGGTATGTGTCGCCCGTGGAAAACATGCCGGTGTGGCTTCAGGATTTAACATGGGTGAATCCGATTCGGCACTTTACCGATATCACCAAGCAAATCTATCTGAAGGATGCGAGTCTGGATATTGTGTGGGGAAGTTTGTGGCCGCTACTGGTCATAGCGGCCACGACGGGCTCAGTGGCGTACGCGATGTTTAGACGCAATATCGCCTAA
- a CDS encoding ABC transport system, permease component YbhS, whose amino-acid sequence MSIKAISWRRVRALCIKETRQIVRDPSSWLIAVVIPLLLLFIFGYGINLDSSKLRVGILLEQQSEEALDFTHAMTGSPYIDATISDNRQELIQKMQAGKIRGLVVIPVDFAANMARASTDAPIQVITDGSEPNTANFVQGYVEGIWQLWQMQRAEDRGEEFEPLIDVQTRYWFNPAAISQHFIIPGAITIIMTVIGAILTSLVIAREWERGTMEALLSTEVTRVELLLCKLIPYYFLGMLAMLLCMLVSVFILGVPYRGSLILLFLITSLFLLSTLGMGLLISTITRNQFNAAQVALNAAFLPSIMLSGFIFQIDSMPAIIRAVTYIIPARYFVNTLQSLFLAGNIPSVLMINILFLMASAVMFIGLTWMKTKRRLD is encoded by the coding sequence ATGAGCATTAAGGCGATTTCCTGGCGTCGGGTACGCGCCCTGTGCATCAAAGAGACGCGGCAGATCGTGCGCGACCCGAGCAGCTGGCTGATTGCAGTGGTGATCCCGCTGTTGCTGCTGTTTATCTTCGGCTACGGCATTAACCTCGACTCCAGCAAGCTGCGGGTGGGGATTTTACTGGAGCAGCAGAGCGAGGAAGCGCTGGATTTCACCCACGCGATGACCGGCTCGCCCTATATCGACGCGACCATCAGCGATAACCGCCAGGAGCTGATTCAAAAGATGCAGGCCGGGAAGATTCGCGGGCTGGTGGTGATCCCCGTCGATTTTGCCGCCAATATGGCGCGCGCCAGTACCGATGCGCCGATTCAGGTGATCACTGACGGCAGTGAACCGAACACCGCTAACTTTGTGCAGGGATACGTCGAAGGGATCTGGCAGCTGTGGCAGATGCAGCGCGCGGAAGATCGTGGAGAAGAGTTTGAGCCGCTGATAGACGTGCAAACCCGCTACTGGTTTAACCCCGCCGCCATCAGTCAGCACTTTATCATTCCCGGCGCGATAACCATTATCATGACCGTGATCGGCGCGATCCTGACTTCGCTGGTGATTGCCCGCGAGTGGGAACGCGGCACGATGGAAGCCCTGCTCTCAACGGAAGTGACGCGCGTCGAATTGCTGTTGTGCAAGCTGATCCCTTACTACTTCCTCGGGATGCTGGCGATGCTGCTCTGTATGCTGGTGTCAGTATTTATCCTTGGCGTGCCGTATCGTGGTTCGCTGATTTTGCTGTTCCTGATAACCAGCCTGTTTTTACTCAGCACGCTGGGCATGGGCCTGCTGATTTCGACCATCACCCGCAACCAGTTTAACGCCGCGCAGGTGGCGCTCAACGCTGCGTTTCTGCCGTCGATTATGCTGTCTGGGTTTATTTTCCAGATCGACAGCATGCCCGCCATTATCCGCGCGGTGACTTATATCATCCCGGCGCGCTACTTTGTGAACACGCTGCAAAGCCTGTTCCTGGCGGGGAATATTCCGTCGGTGTTGATGATTAATATTCTGTTTTTGATGGCGTCGGCGGTGATGTTTATCGGCCTGACGTGGATGAAAACAAAGCGGCGTTTAGATTAA
- a CDS encoding ABC transporter multidrug efflux pump, fused ATP-binding domains, translating into MNDAVIQLNNLVKRFAGMDKPAVAPLNCTLQKGYVTGLVGPDGAGKTTLMRMLAGLLKPDEGTASVLGLDPIKNDSELHAMLGYMPQKFGLYEDLTVMENLTLYADLRSVTGETREKTFARLLEFTSLGPFTDRLAGKLSGGMKQKLGLACTLVGEPKVLLLDEPGVGVDPISRRELWQMVHELAGDGMLILWSTSYLDEAEQCRDVLLMNEGELLYQGEPTALTQQMAGRCFLLHSPDETNRKLLQRVLRLPQVSDGMIQGRSVRVILKKAATADDIRHAQGMPQIEIEETAPRFEDAFIDLLGGASTSESPLGAILHTVEGTPGETVIEAKSLTKKFGDFAATDNVNFAVKRGEIFGLLGPNGAGKSTTFKMMCGLLVPTSGKALVLDMDLKVSSGKARQHLGYMAQKFSLYSNLTVEQNLRFFSGVYGLRGRAQSEKISRMSDAFGLTHIASHATDELPLGFKQRLALACSLMHEPDILFLDEPTSGVDPLTRREFWLHINSMVEKGVTVMVTTHFMDEAEYCDRIGLVYRGKLIAHGTPDDLKAQAADEQQPDPTMEQAFITLINDWDKEHAHEH; encoded by the coding sequence ATGAATGATGCGGTTATCCAGCTCAATAATCTGGTGAAACGCTTTGCGGGCATGGATAAACCCGCCGTCGCACCGCTGAACTGCACCCTGCAAAAAGGCTATGTGACCGGGTTGGTTGGCCCGGACGGCGCGGGTAAAACCACGCTGATGCGCATGCTTGCCGGGCTGCTGAAACCCGATGAAGGCACGGCCAGCGTGCTGGGACTCGACCCGATCAAAAACGACAGCGAACTGCATGCGATGCTCGGTTATATGCCGCAGAAATTCGGCCTGTACGAAGATCTGACGGTGATGGAAAACCTGACGCTGTACGCCGATCTGCGCAGCGTGACCGGCGAAACCCGGGAGAAAACCTTTGCCCGGCTGCTGGAGTTTACCTCGCTCGGGCCGTTCACTGACCGGCTGGCGGGAAAGCTCTCCGGCGGCATGAAGCAAAAGCTGGGGCTGGCCTGCACGCTGGTCGGCGAGCCGAAAGTGCTGCTGCTGGATGAGCCAGGCGTCGGCGTCGACCCGATCTCTCGCCGCGAGCTGTGGCAGATGGTCCACGAACTGGCCGGAGACGGGATGCTGATCCTCTGGAGCACCTCCTACCTCGACGAAGCCGAACAGTGCCGCGACGTGCTGCTGATGAACGAAGGCGAGCTGCTGTATCAGGGTGAACCGACGGCGCTAACGCAGCAAATGGCCGGGCGCTGTTTCCTGCTGCACAGCCCTGATGAGACTAACCGCAAGCTATTGCAGCGCGTTCTTAGGCTTCCGCAGGTCAGCGACGGAATGATTCAGGGGCGTTCGGTGCGCGTGATCCTCAAAAAAGCGGCCACCGCCGACGATATCCGTCATGCACAGGGAATGCCGCAAATTGAGATTGAAGAGACCGCGCCGCGCTTCGAAGATGCCTTCATCGATCTTCTCGGCGGCGCGAGTACCTCCGAATCGCCGCTGGGCGCGATTTTGCACACAGTAGAAGGCACGCCTGGCGAAACGGTGATTGAAGCCAAATCCTTAACCAAGAAGTTCGGGGATTTCGCGGCGACAGATAACGTCAATTTTGCCGTCAAGCGCGGGGAGATTTTCGGTCTGCTCGGGCCGAACGGCGCCGGGAAATCCACCACCTTTAAAATGATGTGCGGCCTGCTGGTGCCGACATCTGGCAAAGCGCTGGTGCTGGATATGGATCTGAAAGTCAGCTCCGGCAAAGCGCGCCAGCATCTGGGCTACATGGCGCAGAAGTTTTCCCTCTACAGCAACCTGACCGTCGAGCAGAACCTGCGTTTTTTCTCCGGCGTTTACGGCCTGCGCGGACGGGCACAAAGCGAAAAGATTTCGCGCATGAGCGACGCTTTTGGTCTGACCCATATCGCCTCACACGCCACCGACGAACTGCCGCTCGGTTTTAAACAGCGTCTGGCCCTGGCCTGCTCGCTGATGCACGAGCCGGATATTCTGTTTCTCGATGAACCGACCTCAGGTGTTGATCCCCTCACCCGTCGCGAGTTTTGGCTGCACATCAACAGCATGGTTGAAAAAGGCGTCACCGTGATGGTCACCACCCACTTTATGGATGAGGCGGAATATTGCGACCGCATCGGGCTGGTCTATCGCGGCAAGCTCATCGCCCACGGTACGCCGGACGATTTAAAAGCCCAGGCCGCCGACGAGCAGCAGCCAGATCCCACTATGGAGCAGGCGTTTATCACTCTGATTAACGACTGGGATAAGGAGCACGCCCATGAGCATTAA
- a CDS encoding putative membrane fusion protein (MFP) component of efflux pump, membrane anchor protein YbhG → MKKPVVAILAVVVVLAAGIGGWLWYQSQQDRGLTLYGNVDIRTLNMSFRVGGRLETLTVDEGDTINAGQTLGQLDQAPYKNALMQAKAAVSVAQAQYDLMLAGYRDEEVAQAAAAVKQAQAAYDYAQNFYNRQQGLWKSRTISANDLENARSSRDQAQATLKSAQDKLSQYRTGNRPQDIAQAKANLEQAQAQLAQAELDLHDTTLVSPSNGTLMTRAVEPGSMLSAGSTVLTLSLTRPVWVRAYIDEPNLNQAQPGRELLLYTDGRPDKPYHGKVGFVSPTAEFTPKTVETPDLRTDLVYRLRIIVTDADDALRQGMPITVKFNDGDRHE, encoded by the coding sequence ATGAAAAAACCTGTCGTCGCCATACTGGCGGTGGTTGTTGTGCTGGCAGCCGGAATCGGCGGCTGGCTGTGGTATCAGAGCCAGCAGGATCGCGGTCTGACGCTCTACGGCAACGTAGATATTCGCACGCTGAATATGAGCTTCCGCGTCGGCGGGCGGCTGGAGACCCTTACCGTGGACGAAGGGGATACGATCAACGCCGGTCAGACATTAGGCCAGCTGGATCAAGCCCCGTATAAAAATGCGCTGATGCAGGCCAAGGCCGCCGTATCAGTTGCCCAGGCGCAGTATGACCTGATGCTGGCGGGCTATCGCGATGAGGAAGTAGCGCAGGCCGCCGCCGCAGTGAAACAGGCGCAGGCCGCCTACGATTACGCGCAGAACTTCTACAACCGCCAGCAGGGGCTATGGAAAAGCCGCACCATTTCCGCTAACGATCTGGAAAACGCCCGCTCCTCGCGCGATCAGGCTCAGGCAACGCTGAAATCGGCTCAGGATAAATTAAGTCAGTACCGCACCGGGAACCGTCCGCAGGATATCGCCCAGGCCAAAGCCAATCTCGAACAGGCTCAGGCGCAGCTGGCGCAGGCCGAACTGGATCTGCACGACACCACGCTGGTCTCGCCGTCTAACGGCACGCTGATGACCCGCGCCGTCGAGCCCGGCAGCATGTTGAGCGCAGGCAGCACCGTGCTGACGCTCTCCCTCACCCGCCCGGTGTGGGTGCGCGCATACATTGATGAACCGAATCTGAATCAGGCCCAGCCGGGGCGCGAACTGCTGCTCTACACCGACGGGCGGCCCGATAAGCCGTATCACGGGAAAGTCGGGTTTGTCTCCCCGACCGCCGAATTCACACCAAAAACCGTTGAAACGCCGGATCTGCGCACCGACCTCGTCTATCGCCTGCGCATTATCGTCACCGATGCCGACGATGCTCTCCGTCAGGGCATGCCGATCACCGTGAAATTCAACGATGGGGACCGACATGAATGA
- a CDS encoding Transcriptional regulator YbiH, TetR family has translation MNPTPTTTKGEQAKSQLIAAALAQFGEYGLHATTRDIAAQAGQNIAAITYYFGSKEDLYLACAQWIADFIGSRFRDQVAAATALLNEPSPDRAAIRALILNACNNMIALLTHDDTLNLSKFISREQLSPTAAYQRVHDQVIAPMHTHLTQLIAAYTGRDANDTQTILHTHALLGEVLAFRLGRETILLRTGWTQFDEDKSAQISQVITCHLDLILQGLTQRSLES, from the coding sequence ATGAATCCAACTCCGACAACCACTAAAGGTGAACAGGCGAAAAGCCAGCTGATTGCCGCCGCGCTGGCCCAGTTCGGCGAGTACGGTCTGCACGCCACCACCCGCGATATCGCCGCGCAGGCCGGGCAAAACATCGCCGCTATCACCTACTATTTTGGCTCGAAGGAAGATTTGTACCTCGCCTGTGCCCAGTGGATCGCCGATTTCATTGGCAGCCGCTTTCGCGATCAGGTTGCCGCCGCCACCGCGCTGCTAAACGAGCCGTCACCGGATCGCGCCGCCATCCGCGCCTTGATCCTGAACGCCTGCAACAACATGATCGCCCTGCTCACCCATGACGATACGCTGAACCTGAGTAAGTTTATCTCACGCGAGCAACTCTCGCCCACCGCCGCCTACCAGCGAGTTCACGATCAGGTGATTGCCCCGATGCACACCCACCTGACGCAGCTGATCGCGGCTTACACCGGGCGCGACGCGAACGATACACAGACTATTTTGCATACCCATGCGCTGCTCGGCGAAGTCCTCGCTTTTCGCCTGGGACGGGAGACCATCCTGCTGCGCACGGGCTGGACACAATTTGATGAGGATAAATCCGCGCAGATAAGCCAGGTCATCACCTGTCATCTTGACCTGATCCTGCAAGGTTTAACGCAAAGGAGCCTGGAGTCATGA
- a CDS encoding ATP-dependent RNA helicase RhlE — MSFDTLGLNPEILRAVAEQGYVEPTPIQQQAIPAVLEGRDLMASAQTGTGKTAGFTLPLLQRLVQKEPHAKGRRPVRALILTPTRELAAQIGENVREYSRYLDIRSLVVFGGVSINPQMMKLRSGVDVLVATPGRLLDLEHQNAVKLDQVEILVLDEADRMLDMGFIHDIRRVLAKLPARRQNLLFSATFSDEIKGLAEKLLRNPLEIEVARRNTASEQITQHVHFVDKKRKRELLSQMIGEGNWQQVLVFTRTKHGANHLAEQLNKDGIRSAAIHGNKSQGARTRALADFKSGDIRVLVATDIAARGLDIEELPHVVNYELPNVPEDYVHRIGRTGRAAATGEALSLVCVDEHKLLHDIERLLKKEIPRIALEGYEVDASIKAEPIQNGRQQRGGGGGRGQGAGGRSQQPRRPEGGAPKAAGKPPRRTGDAKPAGENPWRSGEAKPAGEGQRRRRPRKPASAQ, encoded by the coding sequence ATGTCTTTTGATACCCTTGGCCTGAACCCTGAAATTCTGCGCGCTGTTGCAGAGCAGGGCTACGTTGAGCCAACCCCAATCCAGCAGCAGGCGATCCCTGCGGTGCTGGAAGGCCGTGACCTGATGGCCAGTGCCCAGACCGGCACCGGTAAAACCGCAGGCTTCACCCTGCCGCTGCTGCAGCGTCTGGTTCAGAAAGAACCGCACGCCAAAGGCCGTCGCCCGGTACGTGCGCTGATCCTGACCCCAACCCGTGAACTCGCTGCGCAAATCGGCGAGAACGTGCGTGAATACAGCCGTTACCTCGACATCCGCTCGCTGGTGGTCTTCGGCGGCGTGAGCATTAACCCACAGATGATGAAACTGCGCAGCGGCGTTGACGTTTTAGTCGCCACGCCGGGCCGTCTGCTGGATCTGGAACATCAGAATGCGGTCAAACTGGATCAGGTTGAAATCCTGGTGCTGGATGAAGCAGACCGTATGCTGGATATGGGCTTTATCCACGATATTCGTCGCGTACTGGCTAAACTGCCTGCGCGTCGTCAGAACCTGCTGTTCTCCGCGACCTTCTCTGATGAGATTAAAGGTCTGGCGGAAAAACTGCTGCGTAACCCGCTGGAAATCGAAGTGGCGCGTCGCAACACCGCCTCTGAGCAAATCACCCAGCACGTTCACTTCGTTGATAAGAAGCGTAAGCGGGAACTGCTGTCCCAGATGATTGGCGAAGGTAACTGGCAGCAAGTGCTGGTCTTTACCCGTACCAAACACGGCGCTAACCACCTGGCAGAACAGCTGAACAAAGATGGCATTCGCAGTGCGGCCATCCACGGCAACAAGAGTCAGGGTGCGCGTACTCGTGCACTGGCTGATTTCAAATCGGGCGACATTCGCGTACTGGTGGCGACCGATATCGCTGCGCGCGGTCTCGACATTGAAGAGCTTCCACACGTCGTGAACTATGAGCTGCCAAACGTACCGGAAGATTACGTTCACCGTATTGGCCGTACTGGCCGTGCGGCGGCAACCGGTGAAGCGCTCTCTCTGGTTTGCGTCGATGAACACAAACTGCTGCACGACATTGAACGTCTGCTGAAAAAAGAGATCCCACGCATCGCCCTTGAAGGCTATGAAGTGGATGCCTCCATCAAAGCGGAGCCGATTCAGAACGGTCGCCAGCAGCGCGGTGGCGGCGGTGGTCGTGGACAGGGTGCTGGCGGTCGTAGCCAACAGCCGCGCCGTCCAGAAGGTGGCGCACCAAAAGCCGCAGGCAAACCGCCGCGTCGCACCGGTGATGCAAAACCTGCCGGGGAAAACCCGTGGCGCAGCGGGGAAGCTAAACCCGCAGGTGAAGGCCAACGCCGACGCCGCCCGCGTAAACCTGCTTCAGCGCAGTAA